TTTGAGTTTTTCTAATACTTTTTTTAGTTGGTCTATTCGTTCTTGTTGTCTTTCATCAGCTAATTCTTCTGAAAAGTTAGTTAGTTTTTTTGCTGTTTCTTCTTCTAATGAATAGACAGGCATTTTTTTCTGTTTTCTATAATATTTCAAAAATTCATTGGAAGCAATTCTATACAACCATGCTGAAAATGGAACTCCTTTATATTCAAATTTCTGAATATTTTGGAGTGCTTTTATAAAAGTCTGAGAAGTCAAATCAGCAGCTAGAGCTTCATCATTAGCTTTTCGATATAAAAAACGAAAAATAGCTTCATAGTTTGCCTCATAAAGGAATCTAAAGTTTTTAGAGTCTTTTTGGGCTGCTAAAATTTGTTCTTCTTCGCTTTTATCCGTTTTAGAATCTTGCAATGAAATATGTAGTTGAGATTGTGTCAAATGAAAATTTTGTGAATAGAATTTTACTTTAAAACAAAATTGAAAAGTTAAAAATAGCTGTTTCGAAAACTCTATGTGCTACTTTATTTACTCTTTACAAATAAAACCGTATTTTAGTCAAAAAGTAACATTTTTATATTGATTTTTTATAAATTTCTCTCAAAATTACAAAATAAACTCAAATTTAGGAGGTGGATTACTAGTTTGCTTTATAGTATATTCGTTTTACTTCACTGTTTTATTTATTTGCTTAACCTTTTTCAATCTTATGAAAAATAATAGTTTTACTTCTTTATTTGTTTTGCTTCTTTACGTGTTGTGTGCTTCAAATATTTTTGCTCAAACTACAGATAGTTTAGACAATCAAGAAAATATATCTACTCCACTTCATCTAACCAAAGAAAAATTAACAGAAGCAGATCTGAATAAAACTACTTTTACAGAAGAGACACGCTTAGTTTCGGTAAGTCGTTCGGCAAAGGAACTCAAAGATATTCCCTCAACAGTATATGTAGTT
This is a stretch of genomic DNA from Bernardetia sp. MNP-M8. It encodes these proteins:
- a CDS encoding sigma-70 family RNA polymerase sigma factor encodes the protein MTQSQLHISLQDSKTDKSEEEQILAAQKDSKNFRFLYEANYEAIFRFLYRKANDEALAADLTSQTFIKALQNIQKFEYKGVPFSAWLYRIASNEFLKYYRKQKKMPVYSLEEETAKKLTNFSEELADERQQERIDQLKKVLEKLKTKDMQMIELRFFEDKSFKEIAFILETTESAAKMRTYRILEKIKESVSSYQ